One Streptomyces formicae genomic window, AGATCTTCGGCCCCGGCACGGTCGCCACCAGCGACGACGCGGTCACGATGGGCTTGCAGACGGCCACCCACTGGGACGCGCTCACCCACGTCTCGCACTCGGGCAGGATCTACAACGGCCGCCCCGCCGACACCATCACCGCACACGCGGGCGCCCGGCACAGCGGCATCGACAAGGTGCCCTACGTCGTCTCGCGCGGCGTCCTGCTCGACGTCGCGCGCGCCAAGGGCCTGGACCGGCTGCCCGGCGACCACGCGGTCACGCCCGAAGACCTGGACGAGGCGGCGGAGTTCGGGGGCGTGACGGTACGGGCGGGAGACATCGCGCTCGTCCGCACCGGGCAGCTCCAGGTCTACCTGGCGGGCGACAAACACGCGTACGCCTACCCCTCGCCGGGGCTCTCGCTGCGCACGCCCGAGTGGTTCCACGCCCACGACGTCGCGGCGGTCGCCAACGACACCCTGACCTTCGAGATCTTCCCGCCGGAGATCGAGAACCTGTGGCTGCCCGTGCACGCGCTCGACCTGGTCGAGATGGGGATGCTCCAGGGCCAGAACTGGGATCTGGAAAAGTTGTCCACAGCCTGTGCGGAAGAATCCCGCTACGCCTTCCTGCTCTCGGCGATGCCCGAGCCGTTCATCGGCGGTACGGGGACTCCGGTGGCGCCGGTCGCCGTCCTGTAGCGGGCCCCGAGGCCCTCCCGGAAGGCGGCGCGTCGGCTTCCGCCCCGAGCGCGATGCCGCGCGCGCCGCCCATCCGGCTCCGGCGCTCGGCCCTGCCCCTCGCGACCCCGAAGGACCCTCGTGGCCCCGGAGGGCCCTCGCGACCCCGAAGGGACTGACGCCGGATCACGACCCACATCTCGTCAAGGACTCTCCCGTCACTGAGCATCCTCGACGTCCCCTCGCGGCGAATCGCTGTCACAAGCGTGATCAATCGGACACGCTACGTCAATACCCGCTCGGCAATTAGTGGCTTATGCACGCTTTGGCCTACCCGCGCACGGGCGCGCGCATCGTGGCACGTGACGGCGCATACGGGGGCAGAAGTCCAGGCAGGGGGCTCAGACCGCCTCGTACGCGGCATCCGCGTCGGCGTCGTCGTAGGTCGTCCCGTCGAACGTGGTCGCGGCGACGCCCGCGTCGCACCGGTCGATCTCGCACCAGATGCTCTTGCCCGCGCCCTCGTGCTGCCAGCCCCAGCGGTCCGCGAGGCCGTCGACGAGCTCCAGGCCGCGGCCGTTGGTGTCGTCACCCTCGGCGTGCCGGGGCCTCGGCGGGCGGGCGCTGCGGTCGGCCACCTCGACCCGGACCGTGCCCGGCGCGTCGGCGGGGCCGGGCATGCCGGGGAGCAGCATGCGCAGAACGGCCGGACAGCCCGTGTGCACAACGGCGTTGGTGACGAGCTCCGAGATCAGCAGGATGAGCGTCTCGGCCACCGGCTCGTCCGCCTGTATCCCCGAGCCCGCGAGCCGTGAACGGGCCCAACGCCTGGCCCGTCCCACCTCTGCGGGGTCGGCCCCGACCTCCAGCTGAACTTGAAGCACCTGCACCGCTCACACCATCCGAACCGGCGGACACATCGCCTCGCGACTCCACAGGGTCACGGAACGTGATCCCCTTGGGAGACAGCATGATTGACGTTCAGTCACCCCAACAAGCGCTTCGGGCATATTCCAGCGCGAAGGAGTACGCGTGCTGCATACTGTGCGACGCGCGCCGCGGGGGGTCGAACAGGCAGGCACGGATCCGCGTCCCGCCCTGCGAGCGGCGCGCATTGCCGGGTCCGGCGCGGCCTCAGGGGCAACACCGGGATGGCTCAGGCTCAGAACCACTCGCATCTCACACAAGGTACCCGAGGCGGACACCGACTCCGTGCCGTGACGAGTCACGCGTAGGACACAACCCGATATCGACGCTCCGTAGCGTCACGTCGCACGGTCACAGCGCAGCGGCCAGCGCCTCCTCCGCGTCGCCCGCCGAGCGCCCGGTACCGGCCCGCACCCAGGCCCGCTTCAGATGCAGGTGCACGTCCGCCTCCCAGGTGAAGCCCATGCCGCCGTGCACCTGGAGGCAGTCCCTGGCGTTGCGCACCGCGGCGTCGTCGGCGAGCAGCTTGGCCCCGCACACCTCCAGCGGGTCGCCGGTGACGGCCGCCGCGTAGACGGCGCCGCGGGCGATCTCGGCGCGTACGAGCATCTGTGCGCAGAGGTGCTTCACGGCCTGGAAGGCACCGATCAACTGTCCGAACTGTACGCGTTCGCGGGCATATTGAACGGCCATCTCCGTGGTGCGCGCGGCACTGCCGAGCTGCTCGGCGGCGGTGAGCAGGGCACCGGCGCCGTCCAGGAAGGGGCCGCCGTCCTCCCGGGGCGCATCGGCGGGCAGCCGGTGCAGCGGGGTCAGCGGGTCGACCGACCGGGCGGGGACGGCGCCCGCCACGTCCCCGCGCACCACGTCGGCCTCGTCGAGCCAGGCGACGAGCGGCCCGTCGGCGGCCGTCACCATCACGTCGCCGGACGCGGCGCCCGGAATCTCCCCGGCTGCGAGGAATGTGGCGACCAGCGGTCCGGGCAGCAGCGCCCGCCCCGCCTCCTCGAAGGCGAGCACCGCCTCGGGGAGCCCGAGCCCGACGCCGCCGTCGGCCTCCGGCAGGGCCAGCGAGAAGAACCCGGCGGCGCCGAGCTCACGCCACAGCTCCCTGTCTAGCGCGGCGGCCCCCGCCCGCTCGGAGGCGTCCACGGCGGCCCGCAGCGCCGTCCGGTCGAACCGCCCCTCCAGGAGGTCGCGCACGCCGTCCCGCAACGCGCGCTGATCCTCGGTGAGTTGGAAGTCCATACGGTCCTCACCGCCCCTTCGGGAGGCCGAGTATCCGCTCGGCGACGATGTTCTGCTGGATCTGCGAGGTGCCCGCGGCGATCGTGTAGGACAGCGAGGAGAGCCGGTCGTGGTTCCACGGGTGGCCGAGGTCGAGCGCGCCGGGTCCGAGCACGTCGGCGGCCGCTTCGTACAGCTCCTGGCGCGCGTGCGAGTAGTGCAGCTTGAAGACCGAGCCGCCGACGCCGGGCACCCCGCCGGTGCGCTGGGACTCGCTCACGTTCCACTGGGTGAGCCGCCACAGCGCGGCGAACTCCGCACTCAGGTGCCCGAGCCTGCGGCGGAGCACCGCGTCGTCCCAGCGGCCGTTCTTGCGCGCCTCGCGGGCGAGTTCGCCGAGGACGCGCCGACAGGCCACCACCTCCCCCACGAAGGCGGTGCCCCGCTCGTACGACAGGGTCACCATCGTCACGCGCCAGCCGTCGTTCTCGTCCCCCACGCGGTGGGACACCGGCACCCTGACCTCGTCGAGGAACATCTCGGCGAACTCCGTGGACCCGGCGAGCGTGCGCAGCGGGCGCACGGTGATCCCGGGCGCGTCCATCGGCATCGCGAGCCAGGAGATGCCGCGGTGCTTGGGGACGGACCCGCTCACCGGGGTGGTGCGCACCAGGAGTTCGCACCAGTCGGCGACCTCCGCGTGCGAGGTCCAGATCTTGGAGCCGCTCACCACGTAGTGGTCGCCGTCGCGCCACGCGCGCGTGCACAGCGACGCGAGGTCGGACCCGGCGTCGGGCTCGCTGAAGCCCTGGCACCACACCTCCTCGCCGCGCAGCACCGGCGGCAGCCACCGCGCGCGCTGTTCTGCGCTCCCTTCGGAGGCGATGGTCGGGCCCGCGTGCAGCAGCCCGACGAAATTGGCCCCTACGTAGGGCGCGCCCGCCTTCTCCGTCTCCTCCAGGAAGATCAGGTGC contains:
- a CDS encoding cyclase family protein, whose translation is MSDSPGADAAPSGLPPEFHDIAKRVNNWGRWGSDDEIGTLNLVTDEVVREAAATVRSGRRVPLALPLKEDGVQTGMIPGRVNPLHTMVQINQQIFGPGTVATSDDAVTMGLQTATHWDALTHVSHSGRIYNGRPADTITAHAGARHSGIDKVPYVVSRGVLLDVARAKGLDRLPGDHAVTPEDLDEAAEFGGVTVRAGDIALVRTGQLQVYLAGDKHAYAYPSPGLSLRTPEWFHAHDVAAVANDTLTFEIFPPEIENLWLPVHALDLVEMGMLQGQNWDLEKLSTACAEESRYAFLLSAMPEPFIGGTGTPVAPVAVL
- a CDS encoding acyl-CoA dehydrogenase family protein — translated: MDLTYTAEEDEFRARLSRWLARTLPELPPPPDPLDWPGRRAYDTGWQRRLYDAGYAGLHWPVDAGGQGATPTQHLIFLEETEKAGAPYVGANFVGLLHAGPTIASEGSAEQRARWLPPVLRGEEVWCQGFSEPDAGSDLASLCTRAWRDGDHYVVSGSKIWTSHAEVADWCELLVRTTPVSGSVPKHRGISWLAMPMDAPGITVRPLRTLAGSTEFAEMFLDEVRVPVSHRVGDENDGWRVTMVTLSYERGTAFVGEVVACRRVLGELAREARKNGRWDDAVLRRRLGHLSAEFAALWRLTQWNVSESQRTGGVPGVGGSVFKLHYSHARQELYEAAADVLGPGALDLGHPWNHDRLSSLSYTIAAGTSQIQQNIVAERILGLPKGR
- a CDS encoding acyl-CoA dehydrogenase family protein encodes the protein MDFQLTEDQRALRDGVRDLLEGRFDRTALRAAVDASERAGAAALDRELWRELGAAGFFSLALPEADGGVGLGLPEAVLAFEEAGRALLPGPLVATFLAAGEIPGAASGDVMVTAADGPLVAWLDEADVVRGDVAGAVPARSVDPLTPLHRLPADAPREDGGPFLDGAGALLTAAEQLGSAARTTEMAVQYARERVQFGQLIGAFQAVKHLCAQMLVRAEIARGAVYAAAVTGDPLEVCGAKLLADDAAVRNARDCLQVHGGMGFTWEADVHLHLKRAWVRAGTGRSAGDAEEALAAAL
- a CDS encoding ATP-binding protein, whose protein sequence is MQVLQVQLEVGADPAEVGRARRWARSRLAGSGIQADEPVAETLILLISELVTNAVVHTGCPAVLRMLLPGMPGPADAPGTVRVEVADRSARPPRPRHAEGDDTNGRGLELVDGLADRWGWQHEGAGKSIWCEIDRCDAGVAATTFDGTTYDDADADAAYEAV